The Deltaproteobacteria bacterium genome segment AGGTTGGAGAAGAAGTTCGAAAACGATATGCGGGCCGGCTCCGGGACGACGCGGAAACCCCTGGCCACGGGTTTCAGAAGATAGAAGTAGAGCTTGTCGTTGAACCAGAAAAATGCCCTGTTCAGGGGCTCGAAGGGATCGGAGATGATTAGGGGTTCCTCTTCTGCGAATTCGTCTTCGAAGTCGTCTTTGAATTCGTCTTCTGCCTCACCATCCCCGCCCTGACCGGCCTCATCTTTCCGGTCGTCTGCGACGCTTGAACGGAATGCCTCCTGCCCTTCCTTTTTCAGGGGAACTTCCCCCGTGACGGAAGAGGAGAGAAGGAGCAGGGCGATGAGGAGGGGGAAGATACGGAACGCATTTCTCATGTCCCCGGGCCCTCCTGTGGTTGCTCACGAACCATCATTGTACAGGAAGTCGCTATCTTTCCACCAGTCCTTTCCGCCTCTGGGTGTAGGCGTTTCTGATAAACACGTAGGGGTCCAGAGACCGCCTTTTTATGCTCTCGTAGGTATCCTTGTCCAGGGAGGTGGCGTTGACCCCGGCAAGGGATTTAAGGGACAGGTAGAGGTAAATATTGTCGACATACGCTATGGGGTCGAACAGCAGGTCGACGACGTCCCCTATGCCGTCCCTGGTGTTTGTCGGTCCCAGTATGGGGAACACCATGTAGGTGCCCGTCCCTATGCCGTACCACCCCAGGGTCTGGCCGAAATCCTCCTCCTTTATCCTTACATCGGCCCAGTTTCTCGCCGGGTCGAAGAGTCCTCCCAGTCCCACCGTGGTATTGATCACGAAGCGTGCAAGCTCGTTGCCTGCGTCCTTGAGCTTGAGCTGGAGGAGCGAGTTTACAAACCTGATGGGCGTGGCGATATTCGAGAAAAAATTCGATATCGACACCCGTGCCGGCTCCGGAACGACCCGGAATAGCCGGGCTACCGGTTTCAACACGAAAAAGTAGAACCTGTCGTTGAACCAGAAAAACCCCCGGTTCAGGGGCTCGAAGGGGTCGGGGATGTACACGGCCCCCTCGTCCTCCTCAAGGTCGAAATCCTCGTCGAACTCCTCCCGGCCAGCCGGGACGGATTCCCCGTCAAGGTCCGCCGGGTTCTCTGCTGACCGGTCCTCACGTGAAGCCGGTTTTTCAGGGAGGGGTGCGGTCGTCTGTGAAAAAGCGCTTTTTAGCGGAAAAGACAGCACGAGGATTGCCGAGAAGAATAAAAGAACGGACCTTTTCGTTATTTCCCCCTCCTTCAATGCATTCCAATACGGGCTTGCCTCCTGCAGATTATACCAGAAGTCCTTGAAAAAAACTGTTTGTCGGCGATCGTCCATTGTTGCGGTCGAAGCCCTCTCCGTGTCATGGGGAGAAAACGGGCTGGACCTATTTCTTTATCAGTCCCTTCCGCCTCTGAAGATAGGCATCCCTCATGAAGATATACGGGTCGATCGCCTGCCTCTTTATGGCTTCGTAGGTATCTTTGTCGAGAGAAGCGGCCGTGAGCCCGTCAAAGGTCTTGATGGCAAAGTATTCACCGAAGTTGTCCACGCTGTACGTTATCGGGTCCAGGAGGATATCCACCAGGTCCCCAAATCCATCCCTCGTGCTCGACGGTCCAAGGAGCGGTACCACCACGTAGTTTCCCGGCCCCACCCCGTAGTGCCCCAGGGTCTGGCCGAAGTCCTCATCCTTTATCCTCACGCCGGCCCACTTCCTCGCCGGGTCGAAGAGCCCGCCGATCCCGAGGGTGGTGTTTATGACGAGCCGGGCAAGTTCGTTGCCGGCATCCTCGATCTTCAGCTGGAGGAGGCAATTAACGAACCTGGCGGGGGCCTTCAAGTTGGAGAAAAAGTTCGACACCGACACCCGCGCCGGTTCGGGGACGACCCGGTAGGCGCGTGCTGCGGGTTTGAAGAGCAGAAAGTAGAACCTGTCGTTGAACCAGAAGGTTACCCGGTTCAGGGGCTCGAAGGGATCTATTGCTTCCGACGGATCCTCTTTTTCCCCTGGCTCAAAAGACAGGTCCTCGTCGAACCCGTCTGCAGGATCTGTCGGATCTTCGTTCGCGGAAGTCTCCATGGAAGCTCTTCCTGCCTGCAAAGAGGGTATTTCCTGGGGATAGAGGGAAAACGGGAGGGCGGTGAGGAAAAAGATCATGACGGATGCACCGATGCTTCTCCCGAACGTGGGAAACCCATTCATTTTTTGCTTTCAAAAATGTACTTGCTGACCAGTTCCTCCAGGTTGATGGCTGATTCCGTCTCCAGGATCTCGCCTCCCGGCTTGATGAACTCGTCGGCACCGCCGGGAGAGATCTTTATGTACCGGTCGCCGATTATGCCGGAGGTCCTGATGGAGGCGATGCTGTCTTCATGGATCTTTACATCTTTGTTTATCGAGATCTGGACGACTGCGGCGTAGTCCTCCTGGTCGAGGTTTATGCCCGATACTTTGCCCACGTTTACCCCGGAGATCTCGACGGTGGCCCCTTTTTTAAGGCCCGATATCGAGGCGAATCGGGCCTTGATCTCG includes the following:
- a CDS encoding VacJ family lipoprotein; translated protein: MNGFPTFGRSIGASVMIFFLTALPFSLYPQEIPSLQAGRASMETSANEDPTDPADGFDEDLSFEPGEKEDPSEAIDPFEPLNRVTFWFNDRFYFLLFKPAARAYRVVPEPARVSVSNFFSNLKAPARFVNCLLQLKIEDAGNELARLVINTTLGIGGLFDPARKWAGVRIKDEDFGQTLGHYGVGPGNYVVVPLLGPSSTRDGFGDLVDILLDPITYSVDNFGEYFAIKTFDGLTAASLDKDTYEAIKRQAIDPYIFMRDAYLQRRKGLIKK
- a CDS encoding VacJ family lipoprotein gives rise to the protein MKEGEITKRSVLLFFSAILVLSFPLKSAFSQTTAPLPEKPASREDRSAENPADLDGESVPAGREEFDEDFDLEEDEGAVYIPDPFEPLNRGFFWFNDRFYFFVLKPVARLFRVVPEPARVSISNFFSNIATPIRFVNSLLQLKLKDAGNELARFVINTTVGLGGLFDPARNWADVRIKEEDFGQTLGWYGIGTGTYMVFPILGPTNTRDGIGDVVDLLFDPIAYVDNIYLYLSLKSLAGVNATSLDKDTYESIKRRSLDPYVFIRNAYTQRRKGLVER
- the mlaD gene encoding outer membrane lipid asymmetry maintenance protein MlaD gives rise to the protein MKRRSRALTKKFNVEIAVGIFLVVGFLCFAYISIKLGDVNLLGEKSYEIKARFASISGLKKGATVEISGVNVGKVSGINLDQEDYAAVVQISINKDVKIHEDSIASIRTSGIIGDRYIKISPGGADEFIKPGGEILETESAINLEELVSKYIFESKK